A part of Leptospira perdikensis genomic DNA contains:
- a CDS encoding efflux RND transporter permease subunit: MNLAKLSIQRPVFIACTVILIVVVGIVSFGKLGVENFPDMSIPTISINVTYPGAAPNEIETLVAKPIEDELSTISGLKKLRSICNEGSAVIVAEFSSETVISYAEQQIRDKVAFAKKKLPAELEEPVIKRLDPADQPILSISLQSKLGDNEFYDFASETIKQRLISVNNVGSVDIVGGRKKEIWVELDRNQLKLRNLSASQVSQKIAAGGANIPAGKVRGENSDLSFRTINEYRSFDEIRNVPISFLNNEIPIQLSDVGRVLVGSEDVTSLAYWNGKPALFLLVYKQSGANSVQVAEGVKKKVSDLQKEFPDVSFDYYNDSSKVVKDNVWDVEESIYIGIALTIIVVLFFLGSVRSTLITGLALPTSLLGSFILMGIAGFTINQMTLLALSLAVGLLIDDAIVVRENIHRHKEMGKDSKQAALDGTKEVTLAVLATTFAILAVFGPIAFIDGVIGQILRPFGLTVCFALLISLYDALTIAPMMSAYFGGEHNPKEKGKMERVLSVPLEAFDRFQEKLTNGYVKTLEITTKYPLSILAIAFFIFVSSIFVSKTLKSEFIPTQDLGQFTVTFELPPGSSVEATKKLNEEVNTLLRSKKEVYLTAGYVKQNKIDIYVELVSSKKRKLNTPQFKEYIRKELVPYADAKPIVKNYDAIGGGQRSFSFVITGNEPEKVETYSKLIFEKIKKIPDLTDPDISLRDGAPEFKIVPKGEQIVKLGVNPQSLGKELRTIVEGDTSAVFRENNLEYDIRVRMLEDQRNIEKNFKQVMVPNINGYLVPLSFVTSGVATTGPASIQRQNRSRSVEISADTNPNGRGSGYSMSELQRILKEELPLPDGLKLSYSGQTENLESTGKNMAIALGLGVVFIYLVLASLYESFIIPISILVVIPLAMTGAFFGLFLTGKSMDIFANIGMILLFGLATKNSILLIDFAKDLQNTGVDTRTALIEAGRARLRPILMTSIALIAGMLPVVIGLNEASKQRTSMGVTVIGGLISSTILTLYVIPAVYQYITRLIDSMKQKKK; this comes from the coding sequence ATGAATTTAGCAAAATTATCAATTCAAAGGCCTGTATTTATTGCCTGCACAGTAATTCTGATTGTTGTGGTTGGGATTGTGAGTTTTGGAAAACTCGGAGTTGAAAACTTTCCGGATATGAGTATTCCTACCATATCGATTAATGTGACCTATCCAGGTGCTGCTCCGAATGAAATCGAAACCTTGGTCGCTAAACCCATTGAAGATGAACTTTCTACCATTTCAGGATTAAAGAAGCTGAGATCAATTTGTAACGAAGGATCGGCAGTGATTGTTGCTGAGTTTTCTTCGGAAACTGTAATTAGTTATGCGGAGCAACAAATTCGCGACAAAGTTGCTTTTGCCAAGAAAAAATTGCCAGCAGAGCTAGAAGAACCGGTGATCAAACGATTGGATCCAGCAGACCAACCGATTTTAAGTATTTCCCTTCAATCCAAATTAGGAGACAATGAGTTTTATGATTTTGCCTCCGAGACCATTAAACAAAGGTTAATCTCTGTAAACAATGTAGGATCTGTAGACATTGTTGGAGGAAGGAAAAAGGAAATTTGGGTGGAGCTGGATCGAAATCAATTAAAATTAAGGAATTTGTCAGCTTCTCAAGTTTCACAGAAAATTGCCGCAGGTGGTGCGAATATTCCGGCCGGAAAAGTTCGCGGGGAAAATTCTGATTTATCTTTTCGAACGATTAACGAATACCGAAGTTTTGATGAAATTCGGAATGTTCCCATTAGTTTTTTAAATAACGAAATACCCATTCAATTGTCGGATGTGGGTCGGGTTCTTGTGGGTTCGGAAGATGTGACTTCCCTTGCGTATTGGAATGGAAAACCAGCATTGTTTTTACTAGTTTATAAACAATCGGGAGCTAACTCTGTGCAGGTGGCTGAAGGAGTGAAGAAGAAAGTAAGTGATCTGCAGAAAGAATTCCCTGATGTAAGTTTTGATTATTATAATGATTCTTCTAAAGTGGTAAAAGATAATGTTTGGGACGTAGAAGAATCTATTTATATTGGAATTGCACTGACTATCATTGTGGTTTTATTCTTTTTAGGAAGTGTTCGTTCCACTCTGATTACAGGTCTTGCGTTACCCACTTCTCTCTTGGGTTCCTTTATCCTTATGGGTATTGCTGGATTTACAATCAATCAAATGACTCTACTTGCACTTTCTCTTGCCGTTGGACTTCTCATTGATGATGCGATTGTGGTCAGAGAAAATATCCATAGGCATAAAGAAATGGGAAAAGATAGTAAACAAGCAGCCCTAGATGGAACAAAAGAAGTCACTCTAGCTGTTCTTGCTACTACATTTGCAATCCTTGCTGTGTTTGGGCCGATTGCTTTTATTGATGGTGTGATTGGACAAATTTTACGCCCTTTTGGACTTACCGTATGTTTTGCCTTGCTCATTTCCTTGTATGATGCTTTAACCATTGCGCCGATGATGTCGGCTTACTTTGGTGGGGAACACAATCCAAAAGAAAAAGGAAAAATGGAAAGGGTTCTTTCAGTTCCTTTAGAGGCCTTTGACCGATTCCAGGAAAAATTAACCAATGGGTATGTAAAAACTTTAGAGATTACAACCAAATACCCGTTATCTATTTTGGCGATTGCTTTCTTTATATTTGTGAGTAGTATCTTTGTTTCTAAAACATTAAAATCAGAGTTCATTCCCACACAAGATTTAGGACAATTTACGGTGACCTTTGAATTACCACCAGGTTCTAGTGTTGAAGCTACCAAAAAACTAAATGAAGAAGTAAATACACTTTTGCGATCAAAAAAGGAAGTGTATTTGACTGCTGGATATGTAAAACAAAACAAAATTGATATTTATGTGGAACTTGTATCTTCTAAAAAAAGAAAACTAAATACACCTCAGTTTAAGGAATATATTAGAAAGGAATTGGTTCCTTATGCTGATGCAAAACCTATAGTTAAAAACTATGATGCAATCGGGGGTGGACAACGATCTTTTTCCTTTGTTATTACAGGGAATGAACCAGAAAAGGTGGAAACATATAGTAAACTTATCTTTGAAAAAATCAAAAAAATTCCTGATTTAACAGATCCAGATATCAGTTTAAGAGATGGTGCTCCTGAATTCAAAATTGTTCCGAAAGGAGAACAAATTGTAAAGTTAGGTGTCAATCCACAATCTCTCGGTAAAGAATTAAGAACCATAGTGGAAGGAGATACCTCTGCCGTATTTCGTGAAAATAATCTCGAATATGATATTCGTGTTCGTATGTTAGAAGATCAGAGAAATATAGAAAAGAATTTTAAACAAGTGATGGTTCCGAATATCAACGGTTACTTGGTTCCACTTTCTTTTGTAACTTCTGGTGTCGCAACGACGGGGCCTGCCAGCATCCAAAGACAAAACAGAAGTCGTTCCGTTGAAATTTCAGCAGATACAAATCCTAATGGACGCGGGTCTGGATACTCAATGTCCGAATTACAAAGGATACTGAAAGAGGAATTACCCCTTCCCGATGGACTCAAACTGTCCTATAGTGGACAAACAGAAAATTTGGAATCCACGGGAAAAAATATGGCGATAGCCCTTGGCCTCGGAGTTGTGTTTATTTATCTCGTACTTGCTTCTTTGTATGAAAGTTTTATCATTCCGATCTCTATTTTGGTAGTGATTCCCTTGGCAATGACTGGTGCATTTTTCGGACTTTTTCTTACCGGAAAATCGATGGATATATTTGCTAACATTGGAATGATTTTACTTTTTGGATTGGCTACTAAAAATTCGATTCTTCTCATTGATTTTGCGAAAGACTTACAAAATACTGGAGTGGATACAAGGACTGCGCTCATCGAAGCGGGTAGGGCAAGGTTACGACCGATTTTAATGACATCAATTGCACTCATCGCTGGTATGTTGCCTGTGGTCATTGGACTGAATGAAGCTTCGAAACAGAGAACCAGTATGGGAGTGACTGTAATTGGAGGATTGATTTCTTCCACGATTTTGACTCTCTATGTGATTCCAGCGGTCTACCAATATATAACGCGATTGATTGATTCTATGAAACAGAAGAAAAAGTGA
- a CDS encoding TetR/AcrR family transcriptional regulator encodes MDPVQIRILEKAEELFLKYGYSKTKMEEIASSLKISRKTLYKYYSNKQDLMEFYMDYKQTEIQKIIQEIANDETLTAVQKFSKMHRSLVEESPYVMNDLFIREISEMFPQQMERFKKRREKEIPESIGKIFNMAKVRGELRDGFMPEVAVHLFLSSIEMILSNKNSITVPLNIHEFQLEVVNVIFYGVLKR; translated from the coding sequence TTGGATCCGGTTCAGATTAGAATATTAGAAAAAGCAGAAGAGCTCTTCTTAAAATATGGATATTCGAAAACAAAAATGGAAGAGATTGCTAGTTCTCTAAAGATCAGCCGTAAAACTTTGTATAAATATTATTCCAATAAACAAGACCTTATGGAATTTTATATGGATTATAAACAAACTGAGATTCAAAAGATCATTCAGGAAATTGCTAATGATGAAACTCTCACGGCGGTGCAAAAGTTTTCTAAAATGCACCGCTCACTTGTGGAAGAATCTCCTTACGTAATGAATGATTTGTTTATCCGAGAAATTTCAGAAATGTTTCCACAACAAATGGAACGATTCAAAAAACGAAGAGAAAAAGAAATTCCGGAATCTATTGGAAAGATTTTTAATATGGCAAAGGTGAGAGGTGAACTTCGGGATGGATTTATGCCTGAAGTGGCTGTTCATCTTTTTCTTTCTTCTATAGAGATGATTCTTAGTAATAAAAATTCGATTACAGTTCCTTTGAACATTCATGAGTTTCAATTGGAGGTTGTGAATGTTATTTTTTATGGGGTTTTGAAGAGGTAG
- a CDS encoding MarR family winged helix-turn-helix transcriptional regulator: protein MSDSFDLENSYAYLIYRTVRSLRRQFMRLASANGLELFPEQWFVLVRLMKQPGCSQSDLGRDFDDRPSMARALRNMEEKGWIKIQTDSEDRRKNQVYPTKKGSEIYHLMVSVVTEERKRMFKKLSSQDFKTFKRIIDQIYEESMD, encoded by the coding sequence ATGTCGGATTCATTTGATTTAGAGAATTCATATGCTTATTTAATTTATCGAACGGTTCGATCTTTGCGGCGTCAGTTTATGAGATTGGCATCTGCAAATGGGTTGGAGTTATTTCCGGAACAATGGTTTGTTCTGGTTCGTTTGATGAAACAACCTGGTTGTAGCCAATCGGATTTGGGCAGGGATTTTGATGATAGACCATCTATGGCGCGAGCACTTCGGAATATGGAAGAAAAAGGTTGGATTAAAATCCAGACTGATTCAGAGGACCGTAGGAAAAACCAAGTTTATCCTACTAAAAAAGGTTCAGAAATCTATCACTTGATGGTGTCTGTTGTTACAGAAGAACGGAAACGAATGTTTAAAAAACTTTCCTCACAGGATTTTAAAACATTCAAACGAATCATCGATCAAATTTATGAAGAATCAATGGATTGA
- a CDS encoding SH3 domain-containing protein → MAPIGEGYVFGDVCLHQSPSVLSLCTLRLTPGTKVEVLEKNIKNEANDRYMNWYKIRTNQQIGFVSQDEEEIRLKFSVIIPNLTEWKMVVTASSLRLRELPSLSAKVITSLRNGEIITAFGSSAHKFKVEDKWDSWIQVKTNSGISGFSYGGFLREVKDETEAVLTNEEIISGFVVLTQDQPTFWLEPNKVKLTDKDDSDNFGAPKSLLKHTKSGLRFPALKKAVVEGETYYYLEREFCYYSINSRDCEGNLSGWVSSNDLEYVKDSLYEKTLADYPEKEQLPLIQFLHNQNENPLEDVSTLKVNQLPLNDNQLNKVWDVSYKKLDNSYNAEWEPRQLIRQVSNDFYVLTENYSDSEIIDIDGDGISEWKSTKSGRADYSLHIYSLQNSKFVQILQMETNDYSPNSCSFTINNKEVLDLSSNTDQANENTTCSMNIESPNLILKIGKKTYKYTLKSGKLIRSKI, encoded by the coding sequence TTGGCACCAATTGGCGAAGGTTATGTCTTCGGTGATGTTTGTTTACACCAAAGTCCTTCGGTTCTGTCTTTGTGTACTTTAAGACTTACACCCGGAACCAAAGTCGAAGTTTTAGAAAAAAACATTAAAAATGAAGCTAACGATCGCTATATGAATTGGTATAAAATCAGAACCAATCAACAAATAGGATTCGTATCACAAGATGAAGAAGAAATTCGATTAAAGTTTTCTGTCATCATACCCAATCTCACAGAATGGAAAATGGTTGTCACTGCAAGTTCCCTTCGATTGAGAGAACTACCTTCATTGTCAGCAAAAGTAATTACATCTTTACGGAACGGTGAAATTATCACAGCATTCGGATCTTCTGCACATAAATTTAAAGTTGAGGATAAATGGGATAGTTGGATCCAAGTAAAAACAAATTCTGGTATTTCCGGTTTTAGTTACGGGGGATTCTTAAGAGAAGTAAAAGATGAAACCGAAGCGGTCTTAACAAATGAAGAAATTATATCAGGATTTGTTGTTCTAACACAAGACCAACCAACATTTTGGCTCGAACCAAACAAAGTAAAACTAACCGACAAAGATGATTCGGATAATTTCGGAGCACCCAAATCATTGTTAAAACATACAAAATCAGGGTTACGGTTCCCAGCTTTGAAAAAAGCAGTCGTAGAAGGAGAAACTTATTACTACCTTGAACGCGAATTCTGTTATTATAGTATTAATTCAAGAGATTGCGAAGGAAACTTATCTGGATGGGTTTCTTCCAATGATTTAGAATATGTCAAAGATTCACTGTATGAGAAAACTCTTGCTGATTATCCGGAAAAAGAACAATTACCGCTGATTCAATTCCTTCACAATCAAAACGAAAACCCTTTAGAAGATGTATCCACTTTAAAAGTAAATCAATTACCTTTAAATGATAACCAACTCAACAAAGTTTGGGATGTTTCTTATAAAAAATTAGACAATAGTTATAATGCTGAATGGGAACCGAGACAATTAATACGCCAGGTATCAAATGACTTTTATGTTCTTACAGAAAACTATTCAGACAGCGAAATTATAGATATAGATGGAGATGGGATTTCTGAGTGGAAATCAACAAAATCGGGGAGAGCGGATTATTCCCTTCATATCTATTCACTTCAAAATTCAAAATTTGTTCAGATTTTGCAAATGGAAACTAATGATTATTCACCCAACTCATGTAGCTTTACCATTAACAACAAAGAGGTTCTTGATTTATCTTCCAATACGGACCAGGCCAATGAAAATACTACATGTTCAATGAACATTGAATCACCAAATCTCATTTTAAAAATTGGGAAAAAGACCTACAAATATACATTAAAATCTGGGAAGTTGATACGATCAAAAATTTAA
- a CDS encoding multiheme c-type cytochrome, whose protein sequence is MSYHLISFFSVTLFVGLTTTFTISCKNQNDENTLRFTNGVNPIGYSLTKDSIWDSKTNNLLETNQSCETCHKQIYLNWSKSRHKEAYTNQLFQTSFKIEPMDWCLNCHAPLLGEQIKSKENQLKRIQQEDGVSCITCHVREGKILTGQIPKLNSLTHNYTKVEMMNESKFCANCHQFSFPTSQSLEKNHSFEYSMVAMQDTYKEWIKNKSSNKKTCQSCHLSSGKKESHSFPGGHTLKLISDSFDVSATKINNNQVLIKIQSIGIDHSFPTGDLFRALRFRVYGPRRVFLKEWIFKKEYTTNKNPKPNEPTKILVSNTVFESEELKTLILQTEFNLDSIDYDFFIDYQNGLNELIHLETVKESRKVFQSGSIPLNQKPSGHG, encoded by the coding sequence ATGAGTTATCACTTAATCTCGTTTTTTTCCGTTACTTTGTTTGTGGGCCTAACAACCACTTTCACAATTAGTTGTAAAAATCAAAACGATGAAAATACGTTAAGATTTACGAATGGAGTGAATCCTATAGGGTATTCACTCACAAAAGATTCTATTTGGGACTCAAAAACAAATAATTTATTAGAAACTAACCAATCATGTGAAACCTGCCACAAACAAATTTATCTCAATTGGTCTAAATCTCGCCATAAAGAAGCTTATACAAACCAACTTTTTCAAACTAGTTTCAAAATTGAACCAATGGACTGGTGTTTGAACTGCCACGCTCCCTTGTTAGGTGAACAAATAAAATCAAAAGAAAATCAGTTAAAAAGAATCCAACAGGAAGACGGTGTTTCTTGTATCACATGTCATGTACGAGAGGGTAAAATTCTAACAGGGCAAATTCCAAAATTAAATTCACTTACACATAACTATACAAAAGTAGAAATGATGAACGAATCAAAGTTTTGTGCCAATTGCCATCAATTTTCATTTCCTACATCACAGTCTCTCGAAAAAAATCATTCCTTTGAATATTCCATGGTAGCCATGCAAGACACATACAAGGAATGGATAAAAAACAAATCATCAAACAAAAAAACTTGCCAGTCATGCCATCTTTCTAGTGGAAAAAAAGAATCTCACTCATTTCCCGGAGGACATACTTTAAAATTAATTTCAGACTCTTTTGATGTCAGCGCAACGAAAATTAACAACAATCAAGTATTAATCAAAATTCAAAGTATAGGAATCGACCATTCTTTCCCGACGGGAGATTTATTCAGGGCACTTCGTTTTCGTGTATACGGCCCGAGGCGAGTTTTTCTAAAAGAGTGGATCTTTAAAAAAGAATATACTACAAATAAAAATCCAAAACCAAATGAACCAACAAAGATACTTGTCTCAAACACAGTCTTTGAGAGTGAAGAACTAAAAACTTTAATCTTACAAACTGAATTCAACTTGGATTCGATCGATTATGACTTTTTTATCGATTATCAAAATGGTTTAAACGAACTCATTCATTTAGAAACGGTAAAAGAATCCAGAAAGGTTTTTCAGTCCGGTTCCATTCCCTTAAACCAAAAACCTTCTGGACATGGTTGA
- a CDS encoding nuclear transport factor 2 family protein, producing MTIQTKMDGEQDILKREFISLMKNIDERKVSEVESAFHSDYTDSVSIKGSGSIFSSDKTKYIESLKEGKIGGVEREVKVHSIEFLDQFGFVKADLESKVMKFQSVYTFYNDQNGWKIIKAVVVAEKK from the coding sequence ATGACAATTCAAACAAAGATGGATGGGGAACAGGATATTTTGAAAAGAGAATTTATTTCTCTTATGAAGAATATTGATGAAAGGAAAGTTTCTGAAGTGGAGTCTGCATTCCATTCAGATTATACTGATAGTGTTTCTATCAAAGGAAGTGGTTCTATATTTAGTTCCGATAAAACAAAATACATAGAGTCTCTGAAGGAAGGAAAAATTGGTGGTGTGGAAAGAGAAGTGAAAGTTCATTCGATTGAATTTTTGGATCAGTTTGGATTTGTAAAAGCGGATTTGGAAAGTAAGGTAATGAAATTCCAATCTGTTTATACATTTTATAATGATCAAAATGGCTGGAAGATAATCAAAGCGGTTGTAGTTGCTGAAAAAAAGTAA
- a CDS encoding TolC family protein, with amino-acid sequence MFPIQIIETKMTPPSANLLALFFAIFVAFGPLSAKEPVKATSLRMDDILRMAWENQVSLQTLKLQLKTTNYDWEKANGAYAWTTEAKGTAKNTTNFNLPQYAIQGTRITDNSLQAGINKKFSTGTTFGIAVIDNRFETNAGKTQSSSGFSSFAQPSYHFATVGINISQDLLKNFFGYQDRLKLATARRSSSIQRLNTLDSLSKSLVNSLIEFWNLSLSEEILETNSSLLGNAKTIRDIYSKKANFGFDTTGDIHQWNSIVLTATSAVKNSELERNKNRRDLLASLGREPEENFSFLPVLIEEKIAVTSNYEEEVHTALEKRYDVRASLLQLKNSEDNFKSADNGLLPKFSVGGTYNFKNYDQQFPQDFYGILGGRFNQNTAEFKLEYPLGNEIAEAEFKKAESEKRQAQLEWIEAQNKVRADLLSKRENLTISYELFLEAKKNKEESKLFYDKALSAFRNGRGTSVILRNAMDAYVRSQSNHSQSLITYNIAIVQYEISKGTFFEKYSLDPEQLTLLNEEENK; translated from the coding sequence ATGTTTCCAATACAAATAATCGAAACCAAAATGACTCCTCCTAGTGCAAACCTTCTGGCCTTATTTTTCGCTATTTTCGTAGCATTCGGGCCACTTTCTGCTAAAGAGCCCGTGAAAGCTACGTCTTTGCGAATGGATGACATCCTCCGGATGGCGTGGGAAAACCAGGTCAGTTTACAGACCTTAAAATTGCAGTTAAAGACCACAAACTATGATTGGGAAAAAGCAAACGGAGCTTATGCCTGGACGACGGAGGCGAAGGGGACGGCAAAGAACACAACAAACTTTAATCTTCCGCAATACGCCATCCAAGGAACAAGAATTACAGATAACAGTCTGCAGGCGGGAATCAACAAGAAGTTTAGCACAGGGACAACGTTTGGAATTGCAGTCATTGACAATCGTTTTGAAACAAATGCCGGTAAAACGCAGAGTTCGAGTGGATTCTCCAGTTTTGCACAACCTTCTTATCATTTTGCCACTGTAGGTATCAATATTAGCCAAGATCTCTTAAAAAACTTTTTTGGTTATCAGGATCGATTAAAATTAGCAACTGCTAGACGGTCATCTTCCATCCAAAGATTGAATACATTGGATTCTTTATCTAAAAGTTTGGTGAACTCATTAATTGAATTCTGGAATTTGAGTTTATCGGAAGAGATTTTAGAAACAAACTCATCGCTTCTTGGAAATGCAAAAACGATTAGGGATATTTATTCTAAAAAAGCAAACTTTGGCTTTGATACCACTGGTGATATTCACCAATGGAATTCTATTGTTCTTACTGCCACAAGTGCTGTCAAAAATTCAGAATTAGAAAGAAACAAAAATAGACGGGATTTACTTGCTTCACTTGGAAGGGAACCAGAAGAGAATTTTTCGTTTTTACCCGTTTTGATTGAAGAAAAAATTGCGGTAACCTCTAATTATGAAGAAGAGGTACACACTGCTCTAGAAAAAAGATATGATGTAAGAGCATCACTTTTGCAACTCAAAAATTCAGAAGATAACTTTAAGTCAGCTGATAATGGTTTATTGCCAAAGTTCTCTGTTGGTGGAACTTACAATTTTAAAAATTATGACCAACAGTTCCCGCAAGACTTCTATGGAATTCTAGGCGGAAGGTTCAATCAAAACACCGCTGAGTTTAAGTTGGAATATCCTTTAGGAAATGAGATAGCAGAAGCTGAATTTAAAAAAGCCGAATCAGAAAAAAGACAAGCACAGTTAGAGTGGATTGAAGCTCAAAACAAAGTAAGAGCTGATTTGTTATCGAAACGAGAAAATCTAACTATCAGTTATGAACTCTTTTTAGAAGCCAAAAAAAACAAAGAGGAAAGTAAACTTTTTTACGATAAAGCTTTATCCGCTTTTCGTAACGGAAGAGGCACTTCTGTTATCTTAAGAAATGCAATGGATGCCTATGTTCGGTCCCAATCGAATCATTCACAATCTCTCATTACTTACAATATTGCAATCGTTCAATATGAAATATCGAAAGGAACGTTCTTTGAGAAGTATTCTTTAGATCCTGAACAACTAACATTACTTAACGAAGAGGAAAACAAATGA
- a CDS encoding DUF2306 domain-containing protein, whose product MTTLFKKDYSIIVSLLFLTLVPGIAGFIRFTQLTTGVGYTVENQRFFNDPIPVLIHIVAVIFFSILGVFQFSPGLRKKYTSWHRISGRILVCMGLVSALSGLWLTIFYPRVPTDGDWLFGIRLVVGVWMTLCLVVGFSLILQKKITLHGHWMIRGYAIGMGAGTQVFTHLPWFLFVGGDPSGIPRDLMMGAGWLINFLFAEWIVRKTSR is encoded by the coding sequence ATGACAACACTTTTTAAAAAAGACTATTCGATTATTGTCTCGCTTCTTTTTTTAACTTTGGTTCCTGGCATTGCGGGTTTCATTCGTTTCACTCAATTAACAACTGGCGTTGGTTATACTGTGGAAAATCAAAGGTTTTTTAATGATCCGATACCTGTTCTCATTCATATTGTAGCAGTGATTTTCTTTAGCATCTTAGGAGTGTTTCAGTTTTCACCGGGGTTGCGAAAGAAATATACCAGCTGGCATCGAATTTCGGGAAGGATTCTCGTTTGTATGGGACTTGTCTCCGCATTATCTGGTTTGTGGCTTACTATTTTTTATCCAAGAGTTCCAACTGATGGAGATTGGCTGTTTGGAATTCGTTTGGTGGTGGGAGTTTGGATGACTCTATGTTTAGTGGTTGGTTTTTCTTTGATTCTTCAAAAAAAGATCACATTACATGGTCATTGGATGATTCGTGGTTATGCGATTGGGATGGGTGCTGGCACACAAGTGTTTACACATTTACCTTGGTTCCTTTTTGTTGGTGGTGATCCTTCCGGAATTCCACGGGATTTGATGATGGGAGCAGGTTGGTTGATCAATTTTTTATTTGCAGAATGGATTGTAAGGAAGACCAGTCGGTGA
- the rnk gene encoding nucleoside diphosphate kinase regulator, translating to MNTKNKICLTHYDYERLKSMIQEYTKRNKMDANVKDLLGEMERAQKVDSQKIPSNFVTMNSVIEIKNLEELEFQEFRLVFPEDANTNENKISILAPMGTAILGYKIGDVIQWKVPGGENQFQITNIKYQPEANGDFHL from the coding sequence ATGAATACTAAAAACAAAATCTGTTTGACTCATTATGATTATGAACGACTCAAATCAATGATTCAGGAGTATACTAAAAGGAACAAAATGGATGCTAACGTAAAAGATCTATTAGGTGAAATGGAAAGAGCACAAAAAGTGGACTCACAAAAAATCCCATCAAACTTTGTGACAATGAATTCAGTAATTGAAATCAAAAACCTAGAAGAACTAGAGTTTCAAGAATTTAGATTAGTTTTTCCTGAGGATGCCAATACAAATGAAAACAAAATTTCTATTTTAGCACCGATGGGAACTGCAATTTTAGGTTATAAAATTGGAGATGTGATTCAATGGAAAGTTCCCGGCGGAGAAAACCAATTCCAAATCACTAATATCAAATACCAACCGGAAGCAAATGGAGATTTCCATCTTTGA
- a CDS encoding glycosyltransferase — protein MLSIIIPTDNGENSLFQESLKDFVNRQDLEIILVSQSEAVKRAERLNIGFHRSKGEVILFHHPRTKLPKEAIEHLIQISCASERPMIWGGFIHQFDKSHFLLRFISWYSNFIRLKWQGIVYLDHCIFFDRKFWKSDLSSEYLFEDTELSIQFRKIEQPVLLPYLAITSAHRFEKNGILQQAFINQILKLGYFLRLPSSFLFSLYQR, from the coding sequence ATGTTAAGTATCATCATTCCAACTGACAATGGAGAAAATTCACTTTTCCAAGAATCTCTTAAGGACTTTGTCAATCGCCAGGATCTCGAAATCATTCTTGTAAGTCAGTCGGAAGCAGTCAAACGAGCAGAAAGATTAAATATCGGATTTCATAGATCCAAAGGTGAGGTGATCCTTTTCCATCACCCGCGAACAAAACTTCCCAAAGAAGCCATTGAACACCTAATCCAAATCAGTTGCGCGAGCGAAAGGCCGATGATTTGGGGTGGATTTATCCATCAATTTGATAAATCACATTTTCTCTTGAGATTTATATCCTGGTATTCCAATTTTATTCGTTTGAAGTGGCAAGGGATTGTTTATCTTGATCATTGTATTTTTTTTGATCGTAAGTTTTGGAAATCGGATCTAAGTTCTGAATATCTATTTGAGGATACAGAACTGAGCATTCAGTTTCGAAAAATTGAACAGCCTGTTTTATTACCTTATCTTGCTATTACGTCAGCCCATCGATTTGAAAAAAACGGGATATTACAACAGGCGTTCATCAATCAAATTTTAAAATTGGGATATTTTTTACGACTACCTTCTTCTTTTCTTTTTTCTCTATACCAAAGATAA
- a CDS encoding cysteine rich repeat-containing protein: MMKPYFLILIFCFNLSVFAETKTIYEICQPEIATYCKGIKPTKARILQCLKERGKDLSDVCEAAQSALSDTMKTKSQGFCKEDVSEYCRWVIPGGGRILKCLFENESKISNQCKVVLNET; the protein is encoded by the coding sequence ATGATGAAACCATACTTTTTAATTCTCATTTTTTGTTTTAATTTATCGGTATTTGCTGAGACAAAAACCATTTATGAAATTTGTCAGCCAGAGATTGCCACTTACTGTAAAGGTATTAAACCCACAAAAGCTCGGATTTTACAATGTTTGAAAGAACGGGGGAAAGATCTTTCCGATGTTTGTGAAGCAGCTCAGAGTGCACTTTCTGATACAATGAAAACTAAGTCACAAGGTTTTTGTAAGGAAGATGTAAGTGAATATTGTCGATGGGTCATCCCAGGCGGTGGACGTATTTTAAAATGTTTGTTTGAAAATGAATCAAAAATCTCAAATCAATGTAAGGTCGTTTTAAACGAAACATGA